One Pseudomonas rhizophila DNA window includes the following coding sequences:
- the galU gene encoding UTP--glucose-1-phosphate uridylyltransferase GalU, translating to MIKKCLFPAAGYGTRFLPATKAMPKEMLPVVNKPLIQYGVEEALAAGLTEISIVTGRGKRALEDHFDISYELENQIKGTDKEKYLVGIRKLLDECSFSYTRQTEMKGLGHAILTGRPLIGDEPFAVVLADDLCVNLEGDGVLTQMVKLYKQFRCSIVAIQEVDPQETNKYGVIAGEMIRDDIYRVHSMVEKPKPEDAPSNLAIIGRYILTPDIFDLIEQTEPGKGGEIQITDALMKQAQNGCVMAYKFKGKRFDCGGAEGYIDATNFCFENFYKTGKAY from the coding sequence ATGATCAAGAAATGCTTGTTCCCAGCAGCCGGTTACGGTACTCGCTTCCTGCCAGCGACTAAAGCCATGCCCAAAGAAATGCTGCCGGTGGTGAACAAGCCACTGATCCAGTACGGCGTCGAAGAAGCCCTTGCTGCGGGCTTGACGGAAATCTCCATCGTTACTGGCCGCGGCAAGCGCGCCCTGGAAGACCATTTCGACATCAGCTACGAGCTGGAAAACCAGATCAAGGGCACCGACAAAGAGAAGTACCTGGTCGGCATCCGCAAACTGCTGGACGAATGTTCGTTCTCCTACACCCGCCAGACCGAAATGAAAGGCCTGGGCCACGCGATCCTGACCGGTCGCCCACTGATTGGTGACGAACCTTTCGCCGTGGTCCTGGCGGACGACCTGTGCGTCAACCTCGAAGGCGACGGCGTGTTGACCCAGATGGTCAAGCTGTACAAGCAGTTCCGCTGCTCCATCGTGGCGATCCAGGAAGTCGATCCGCAGGAAACCAACAAGTACGGCGTAATCGCCGGCGAAATGATCCGCGACGACATCTACCGCGTCCACAGCATGGTTGAAAAACCAAAGCCTGAAGATGCACCGTCGAACCTGGCGATCATCGGTCGCTACATCCTGACCCCGGACATCTTCGACCTGATCGAACAGACCGAGCCAGGCAAGGGCGGTGAAATCCAGATCACCGACGCCCTGATGAAGCAGGCCCAGAACGGCTGCGTCATGGCCTACAAATTCAAAGGCAAGCGTTTCGACTGCGGTGGCGCCGAAGGCTACATCGACGCGACCAACTTCTGCTTCGAGAACTTCTACAAGACGGGTA